The DNA segment CTGACCGGCGGTGACCACGACGCGTCCGCGCCCGGTCATCCCGTTGGCATAGCCGGACGGTCGCGGCCAGCCGTCGGGGGCAACGGGGGTGGGAAGTGCGCGTTCGTCGCTCATCGTGCGGCGTCCCTCTCGGTGTTTCCGTCGGTGGTGGGGCGGTCGTGCTCGCGGTCGCGCAATACGAAACGTTGCAGCTTGCCGGTGGCGGTGCGCGGCATGGCATCCACGAACTCGATGGCGCGCGGATACTTGTACGGCGCCAGCTGCTCCTTCACCCACGCTTGCAGCTGTCGAGCCGTCTCCGGCGAGCGGGCGACCCCCGGCTTGACCACGATGCACGCCTTCACCAGCTGCCCGCGATGCTCGTCGGGGACGCCGATCACGGCGCACTCCTGCACGGCCGGATGCTCCAGCAACACCCCCTCCACCTCGGGGCCGGAGATGTTGTATCCCGACGAGACGATCATGTCGTCGGTGCGCGCCTGGTACCAGAAGTAGCCATCGGCGTCGCGGATGTATGAGTCGCCGGTGAGGTTCCACCCATTGCGCGCGTACGCCTGCTGCCGCTCGAGGTTGAGCAGGTAGCGACACCCCGTGGGACCGCGTACCGCCAGGCGCCCGATCGTGCCGTCGGCGACGGGCCGCACATCGTCGTCCACGACGCACGCCTCATAGCCCGGCACCACACGCCCGGTCGACCCCGGTCGCACATCGCCCCCCGACGCCGAGATGAAGATGTGGAGCATCTCCGTCGCCCCGATCCCGTCGATGATGGTGAGCCCGGTCGCCTCCTTCCACGCATTGAAGGTCGACAGCGGCAACGCCTCACCAGCCGAGACACACCGCTTGAGCGAGGAGAGATCCTGGTCCTTCCGCACTCCCAGCATGGCGCGATACGCGGTGGGCGCGGTGAAGACCGTTGTCGCCTTGTAGTCGTGGATGGCCTGGATCAGGAAAGGGGGCGTCGCCTGCTCGAGCAGCACGCTGCTCGCCCCGAAGCGCATGGGGAAGAGCACCAGCCCACCCAACCCGAAGGTGAAGGCAAACGGCGGCGAACCAATGAAGACGTCGTCCATGTCCGGCTGGAGGACATAACGGGGAAAACAGTCGCAGATTGCCAGCACGTCGCGATGGAAGTGCATCGTCCCCTTCCCCTCGCCGGTCGTTCCCGAGGTGAAGGCAATGAGCGCCACGTCGTCGGCGGCGGTGGCGGCGTTCGCGAACGTCGTCGGCTTCCCCGCCATGCGCGCCTCGAGCGACTGCGAGGCGTCGGCGCCTGGCTGCACGTTGTACTCCACCACGCGCGCCCCGTCGCGCGCGCGGCCGTCGGCGTGGTGCGCCATGGCCACGGCGCAGTCGGCGGTGAGGCGAGCGTCGGTGATGGCCAACGCGATACGCGCCTTGTCGGCGATGAAGACCAGCTCCCGCGCGCGGCTCAGCGGCACTGTAGTCACCACGATGCCGCCCGCCTTCAACACCGCGAACCAGAGCGCCGCCAGCATTGGCGAGTTGGGGCCGCGCAGCATCACGCGGTTCCCGGGCACCACCCCCAGGTCGTCCACCAGCACGTGGGCGAGCTGGTTGGCCTTTGCCAGGAGTTCCGCGTACGTCCACCGAATGCCCGGCGCAATGAAGCAGGCGCGATCCCCCCATCCGCGCGCCACCGCCGCATCGAGCAGCTCGGCGGCGCAGTTGAGCCGGTCGGGATAGGCCAACTCCGGAATGCCGCTGTAGTCCATCCGCGGCCACGATTCGCGTGGCGGCAGGGCATCGCGCGCGAAGGTGTCGACGTGGGCGGTCGGGACGCCGCCGGGGAGACGAGGGGAGGTCGCTGCCGTCATGCGTGGGGGCCGGCGTTCAGTGCGCGCTGGATGTCGTGCCGTCGTTCATGGCCTTCGCCGCCTCGAGGAGCTGTCCGGCGATCACCAGCTTCTGGATCTCGCTCGTTCCCTCATAGATGCGCAGCGCGCGCACCTCGCGATAGAGCGATTCGACGATGTTGCCGACCTGGATCCCGCGTCCGCCAAGGAGCTGGACCGCCGAGTCGATCACCTGCTGCGCGCTCTCGGTTGCATGTAGTTTGGCCATCGCCGCCTCGCGCGTGACGCGCGCGCCGCGCGTGTCCTTGGCCCACGCCGCACGATAGACGAGGAGCGCGCTGGCATCCACGGCCAGCGCCATTTCGGCCAGCCTGGCCTGCGTGAGCTGGAAATCGCTCAGCGCCTGGCCAAAGGCGCGCCGCGCGCGCGTGTGGGCGACGGCCTCGTCCAGGGCGCGCCGCGCCATGCCGAGTGCGGCCGCGCCGACCGTCGAGCGAAAGACGTCGAGCGTCGCCAACGCCACGCGCAATCCCTTGCCCGGCTCGCCGATCAGCGCGGTGGGGGGGACGCGCACGGCATCGAAGGTGATGCGCGCCAATGGGTGCGGGGCAATCACGTCCAGCCGCTCGGCGACCGCAAAGCCTGGCGTATCGGCATCCACGACGAAGGCGGCGAACGCTCGTTCGCCGCCTTCCGGATACCGCGCGAAGACCGTGTAGAAGTCGGCGATCCCGCCATTCGAGATCCAGGTCTTCTCGCCATCGAGGCGCCACCACCCGTCGTGCTCGCGGCGGGCGGTGGTCGACATCGCCACCACGTCGCTTCCGGCGTTAGGCTCGGAGAGGGCGAAGGCGGCAATCGCCTCGCCGCGCGCCACGCGTGGGAGGTACCGCGCCTTGAGCGCCTCGCTCCCGAAGAGCGAGATGGGGCCGCTCCCCAGCCCCTGCATCGCGAAGGCGAAGTCGGCCAGCCCGTTGTGGTAGGCCAGCGTCTCGCGCGCCAGGCAGAGCGTGCGCACGTCGAGCGTGTCGCGCGCCCCGCCGTGTGCGGCCGGGACCACGTGCTGCAGCCACCCGCCCTGCCCGAACCGCAGTGCCAGCGTCATCGACGCCACGTCCACCGACTCGCTCGCGATGAGCTCCTCCCACGCGTCAACCTCCAACTCGGCGAAGCGCCGCAGCGACCGCGCGAAATCGCGATGCGATGTGTCGAAGAACGGCCAGTCGAGGAAGGTCGTGTCGGCCATCGCGTGGTGCCTCAGTTCCCCTCGAACTTGGGCGCGGCGCGCCGGATGAAGGCGCGGTACGCGCGCTCGAAGTCGTTCGTCGTCATGCACACCGCCTGCGCCTGCGCCTCGTGCTCCAGCGCCGCCTCCAGCGACATCGTCGCCTCGACATTCAGGCACGCCTTGGTGACGCCGTGCGCGAAGGTGGGGCCGTCGGCCAGCAGCCGTGCCAGCGCGAGCGCCTCCAGCTGCAACGATTCCGGCGACACGAGGCGGTTGTAGAACCCCCACCGCTCCCCTTCCTCCGCACTCATGAAGCGCCCCGTGTAGAGCAGCTCGGCGGCGCGCCCCAGCCCAACGATGCGCGGCAGCAGCTGGCACGCCCCCATGTCGGCGCCGCTCAGCCCCACGCGCACGAAGAGGAAGGCGGTGCGCGCGCGCTCCGTCGCCAGGCGCACGTCGCTCGCCATCGCCATGATCGCCCCCGCACCGGCGCAGACGCCATCCACCGCCGCAACGATCGGCTGCGGGCAGGCGCGCATCGCGGCCACCAGCCCCCCCGTCATGCGCGTGAACGCCAGGAGGTCGGCCGTGCGGGCGCCGTTCTTCGCCTCCACCAGCGGGCCAATGATCTCGTGCACGTCGCCGCCGGAGCAGAAGTTCTCGCCGGCGCCCGTGACGACCACCACCTGCACGTCGCCCGCGTGGACGAGCGACCGGAAGAGCGACGTCAGCTCGGCGTACGACTCGAAGGTGAGCGGGTTCTTCCGCTCGGGGCGGTCGAGCGTGATGGTCCCCACGCCGTCCTCCACCGACCACCGGAAGTGGGCAGGGGCGTAGCCGGCAAGGGTGAGGCGGGGCGAGGTGGTCATGTCGGTCGCGCTCGGCGTTGCGTCGGGTGAAGCTGTCACCGCGGCGCCCGGGCGTCCAGCGCCCCCAGCTGGCGCTCCAACTGCGACTTCCCGACGCGGTACATGGGCGGCCAGTGCTGCGCCACGTGGCCTAACGAGGCCGCCGCGCGCAGCGTCCAGTGCGGGTCGGACAGGTGCGGACGCCCCAGCGCGCACAAGTCGGCGCGTCCCGCAGCGATGATCGAGTTCACCTGGTCCGCTTCGGTGATGTTCCCTACCGCAATCGTCCTCGCCCCCAGCTCGTTGCGTATGCGGTCGCTGAACGGCGTCTGCCACATGCGTCCGTACACCGGCTTCTGTTCCGGATGCACCTGCCCCGTCGACACGTGGATGATGTCGGCCCCCGCATCGAGGAACGCGCGCGCGATCGACACCGACTCCTCCCCAGTCACTCCGCCCTCGACCCAGTCCGTCGCCGAGATGCGGACCGAGATGGGTCGATCCTGCGGCCACACCTCGCGGACGGCGCGAAAGACCTCGACCGGGAAGCGCACGCGGTTCTCCACCGCGCCGCCGTACGCGTCGGTGCGCCGGTTGGCCAGCGGCGAGAGGAACGACGACAGCAGGTAGCCGTGCGCGCAGTGCAGCTCGAGCATGTCGAAGTCCGCCTCGATGGCGAGGCGCACGGCGCGCGTGAAGTCGTGCACGACCTGGTCCATGTCGGCGCGCGACATGGCGCGCGGCACCTGCATCGTGGGGCGATAGGGGATCGCCGACGGCGCGATGACCTCCCAGGCCTCCCTGGCATCGAGCGGCGTGTCGCCCCCCTCCAATCCCAGCGCCGTGGCTCCCTTGCGCCCGGAGTGTCCCAGCTGCAACGCGATCTTCGCCCGCGACCACTGGTGCACGTAGTTGGTCACCCGCTGCCACGCCGTCGCGTGCCCCTCATGGTACATCCCGGTGCAGCCGAGCGTGATGCGCCCCTCGGGGGAGACACACGTCATCTCCGTCATCACCAGCCCGGCCCCCCCCATGGCCCGCGCCCCATAGTGCACGAGGTGGAAGTCGTTCGGCGTCCCGTCGGTGGCGCAGTACATGTCCATCGGCGAGACGACGATGCGGTTCTCCACCGTCATCCCGCGCAGCCGGAGCGGGGTGAAGAGCGGGGGTGTGGGACGCGCGGCGGTGCCCGTTGCACCTGCGCCCGTTGCGCCTGCGCCTGCGCCCGTCGCCGCGGGCGCCGCGCAAGCCTGCGCCTCACGCTCGGCGCCCGAGGCGAACCAGCGCTCCACTCCATCCAGGTACGCCGCGTCGCGCAGCCGCAGGTTCTCGTGGCTCACGCGCTGCGAGCGCGTGAGGAGCGAGTAGGCGAACTGCTCCGGCTCCAGCGAGACGTAGCGCTTCACGTGCTCGAACCATTCCATCGAGTTGCGCGCCGCGTTCTGGATGCGGAGCGCCTCGGTGATGCGTTGCGCCTGGTAGCGATCGATCGCCTGGTCCATCTCCGGCGTGAGCGCGCCGCCGCGCGCCGAGTGCTGGTCGGGGACCGCGGTGACCTCGCGCGCCAGGGCGATCGCATCCTCCATCGCCAGCTTGGTCCCACTCCCGATCGAGAAGTGCGCCGTGTGCGCGGCATCGCCCACGAGGGCGATGTTGCCAAAGCGCCAGCGCTCGCAGGTGATGCGATGGAACGCCCCCCACGGCTCGCGCACGCGATGGGGCGTTGCGTTGTACTCCAGGCGATGCCCGCCCAGCCACTTCGCGAACATCTCCTCGCAGCGCGCGATCGTCTCGGCGGCGTTCATTTGGTCGAAGCCCGCGGCGTACCACGAGGCCTCGTCGCACTCGACGATGAACGTGGAGCGTTGCGTGTCGAAGCGATAGGCGTGCACCTGGTACACGCCAGTGGGCGTCTCGAGGATGATGAAGGTGAAGGCGTCGAAGAGCCTGGACGTCCCCAGCCAGATGTAGCGGTTGGTGCGCGCGTCGGTAGCCACGCCGAACTCACGGGCGTAGGTCCGGCGCACCATCGAGTTGACGCCGTCGGCGGCGACAATGAGGTCGCCCCCCTTGGCCTGCACCGCGGCGACATCCGGAAGCTCCGTGCGGTAGTGCAGCGTCACGCCTAACGACTCGGCGCGTCGTTGCAGGATCTGGAGGAGCGCCTTGCGCGCGATCCCGCTGAAGCCATGCCCGCCGGAGGTGATCGTCCGACCGCGCACATGGATGTCGATGTCGTCCCAGTGCGCGAAGTGGTCGGTGATGGCGACGTACGTCTCCTCGTCCGCCTGGCGAAAGTTCTCCAGCGTCTGGTCGGAGAAGACGACCCCCCACCCGAATGTGTCGTCCGGCGCGTTGCGTTCGTACAGGGTGACGTGATCCTGCGAGCGCTCCTTCTTGTGCAGGAGGGCGTAGTAGAGCCCAGCGGGCCCCCCTCCCAGGACGGTGACGTTCATCAGAAGTCCGGATGCGGATTGTCGTCCATGAATCCCCACGCGGCGAGTTCGCCCGCCAGCTCGTCGTTTGGCTTCGCCGGACGGACGAAGTACCACCACTCGCGCCCCGGGTCCAGTCCGTCATCCTCCTCGACCTCCTCGCCCCACAGGCAAGGGCAGGGGAGCGTCACGGCGCGCATCCGGGCATCGAGCGCCTCCACGCGCCCCTCGACCTGCTCGCGCTCGTCAGGCATGGCGACGGCCAGCGCGGCAAAGAGCGTGTCGCGCAGGTCCATGTCGTTCAGGTAGTCGTCGAACCCGAAGGGGTACCCTTCCTCGACGCTGCGCACGATCGCGTCCCACTTGCTGGCGAGGCCGGCCAGCCCGCCTTCCACCACGTCGTCGGGACAGCCGCGCTCGATCAGCAACCGACGCACCACGTCAAATTCGCTCATGGGTCTCTCGATGGATGATGCTGCCGCGCACTAGAGTGGCTTCGGAACCGGTGGCCGCGGCGCCGGCGCACTGCGCCCGCAACGGCGCGGCTACCGGTTCCGCTATCACTTGTCGCCCCCCGGGCGTCGCCGCGCCTGGCGCCGGAAGTAGCGCTCGCCGTCGTTGGGCTTGAAGAAGGTCCGAATCGTCCCGTCGTCGTCGAAGGCGACAAAGCTCCCCGCCGACTTGTCGAAGCGCGACACCGTCCCGTCGCCACGCCGGAGCTCGAGGATGTCGCCCCCCACCGGCGCGTCGCGCAGCGCTTGCGCCTGGCGGAGGTATTCCCCCTTGCCGATCGCCCCGAACTCCGCGCCATGCTTCTCGAAGTGCTCATCCAGCCGCTGCCTCGAGCGGAAGCCGACATCGGCGCCAAAGCCTTGCGACGGCTCGGCGCGCGCTTTCGCCCGCGCTGGCGCTTCGCGCGCGTTGGCCGGCCGCGCCTGCTGCTCGCGCGCGTTGGCCGCGACCGCCTTCGCCGCCAGCGAGTCGTCGTCAGCACCAGCAACGTCGCGCACCGCGGGCGCGGGAGCACCGCCGCAGGCGACAACGATCGCCAACCACACCCACGTCGAGAACCGGCGCACGAGCCGAGTCATGCCTCGCTCACTTCGCGCCTAACCAGGCCGCGCGGAAGGCGCGCACCGCGTCGGTCACCGGTTCTCCCGCCGCCTCGAACGTCACGATCTCGATGCGCGGGCTCTCGCCAAGAGTAAGCATCGCATCGATCGTCGTCCCGCGCGACTCGAAGCTGATCGGCACGACGTCGCCCGGCTTGTGCGCCGAGAGCGCGGCGCTGAATTCGGCGCTCCCCGACATCGGGCGCCCGTCGATGGAGACGATGCGATCGTTGCGATCGATGCCCACCGCGTACAGCGGGGAGCCAATGGGCGTTGGCGCGGTGACCACCGCCTTGCCCCCCTCGTATCGGAGCGCGACATCGCCGGCCCACGCGGCACCACTGCGCGCCTTGCGCACCACGAAGCCTCCCCGGCGTAACAGCTCGGCGTAGGGCGCGGCCTCGCGTCCCTCGATGTAGCGCGCGAAGAAGTCGCGCGCGAACGCCGCGTCGCCCGACACGCGCGCCAGCGCGGCGCGCGCGTCGGCCACCGTGTACGGCTTGACCGGTGCAGCGTTCCGTTGCTGCACGCCGTGCGTCTTCCACATCTCGCGCATGAAGTCGTCGAGCGTCTTGCCACGTTCGCGCAGCGTGAGGTCAAGCGCCAGCGCGATCGCTTGTCCGAAGGGGTAGTACGAGATGAAGGTGTTCCCCTTGTTCTGCGGGTCGATCGAGACGGCGGCGTCGGTGAACGGCGCCTGCTGGCTCATTTCGACGGCCGAGAAGAAGCGGCGTCCGGGGGCGTTGAGCACGAGGTTGACCGCGCCCGCCATGTCCTGCGCGAACTCGGCGTCGTCCTGCAATCCCGCGCGGCGCACGATGAGCGGGCCGTAGTAGCTGGTGAACCCCTCCGCCAGCCACAACTCCCCCGACATGTTGGCCTCCTCGTACGAGAACGGCTCCAGCGTCCTTGGGCGAATGCGCTCCACGTTCCAGGCGTGGAAGAACTCGTGCGACACCGTCCCCAGGAGGCCGTCCATCGACGTGGCCAGCGCGCCGCTGCTCGTGAGCGAGGTCGAGTTGCGGTGTTCCATCCCGTCGCCCGAGGCCCAGGGCAGGTAGGTCGCCAGGAAGGTGTAGCTCCCGCCATCGAAGTCGGGGAGCGTGCCGAACACCTGCGCGGCCTGCTCGACGATCGCTTTCGTGGCCTTGAAGTACGCATCGCCCTCGGCCGACGTGCCGAGATGGTGAAGGGCGATCCGCATCGTGTACGTCTTCCCGTTCGCCGCCGCGTCCCACGCGTACCACGCCTGCGCCCCCAGGTGGGTCGGCGAGTCCATGAAGTACTGGAGGTGTGGCGCGGTGAAGGTCGACGAGTCGCTGGTGGGAAAGAGCTGCGTCGCCACCGTCCATGAAGAATCCGGGCGACGGAACGTCACGCGCACCGGGCGCGTTTCCATTCCTCGCGCCCAGGCGAACGTTGCCGGGATGTTGAGGTGCGCCATGCTCCGGTCGATCCCTGCGTACGTCCCGTCGGCGCGATCTCCAAAGAGCGTGTACGTCACCTGCACCGTTCCGTCGTGCCCGCGCACGTCCCACTGGTGCGGGTTGGGGCGCGTGATGGAGAGTGCGCGCCCCTTCGAGTCCACCGCCTTGAAGTTGTAGACGTTCTTCGCGAACTCGTGCAGCGCATAGCGTCCGGGCGACGAGCGGCTCATGCGCACTTGCAGCGCCCCGGGCGGGACGTTGCGCCACGTCACCGACACCTCCCCTTCGTGATGCGCGGCGTTGGGAAAGGCGATGGAGTATTCCACCGCTGCGGCCTTGGCGTTAGGCGCGCGCTGCGCCTGCGAAACAGGGGCGGCGATGAGTAGCGGGGCGGCGACGGCAAGGACAGCGGCGCGCGCGAGCGGGACGTGGCGCATGAGGCAGGGCACGAGATGGTGAGCGGCGAACGGGAGAATCTACCGCTCTGGACGCGACTTGGTGCGTTTCGCCGCCTTCACCTGCCTGGGATCGAACTGCGCCCTGCGTCCCCCCGTCCAGATCACCAGCGACCCGCACCCCTCGAGCGTCTGGAACTGCACCGGCACGCTCCCGCCGCGCGGGTACACCTCCATGGCCCGGATGTCCTGCACGTTGACGAACGAGTCGATGTCCCCGTCGATGTTCATCACGCGCATGCCGTCCACCCAGATCGAGGGCTTGCAGTAGGCCTGGAAGCCCATCCCGCGCATCAGGATCACGTGCCCGAAGCCGCCGCTCGGCAGGACCCGCACTCCCGGCGTCATCTGCAGCAGGTCGCCGACGTAGATCGGGTTGCGCCTCGCGATCGCCTCCTCGTCGAAGAAGGTGCCGAAGCCGCGCTTGCGACGCTCGTCGAACTCGCGCATCTCGCGCGACTTCCAGACACTCTGCGCCGTGACACGCACCGTATCGAGGTAGGTCCCGAACGATTCAAGCCGGAAGTCGGCCACCGTTTCGTTGCGCTCGGAGACGTCGATTGCCCGGCGTTGCGGGAGAAAGCCTAACGCGCGCGCCTCGACCGTGTACGTCCCGGCCGGGAGCTGTTCCAGGCGGAAGGACCCCGTCGAGTTGGTCGTCGCGTCGAGCCCCGCCCCCCAGAAGGCGAGGCGCGCCCCTTCCAGCGGCGTGCCATCGGGCTTGCGCACCGTGCCGCGCAGCGTCGCGTCGCCCCGCCGCACCATCACCGTCTCGGCCAGCGTCGTCCCCGACGTCGAGTCGGTCGAGGAGTCGCGCACGGCGACCGCGCGCGAGGCGCCCACGAGCAGGTCGCGCCGCACGAGCCCCGTGGCCGGGACCTCCAACTCGGCGAAGCCGGACGAATCCGCCCCGCTTGCCGCCAGCACCATCACCATTGCTCCCACCGGGAGCCCGCACACCGCCGCCACCCCCTGGTCGTTCGGCTCGCGCTCCACCGATTGCACCGACCGCTGGATCCCGCCCGCGCCGATCGTGATCTCCGACCACTGCACCCGCACCGTGGCCGCCGTGCGCACGAAGCCGTTGTCGGCCCCGCGCACCGTGCCCAGGTAGAGCCCCACGGAGTCCACCACCGCGCGCGCGCCGCAGAAGACCTGACGGAGCGTCGGCGCCGACGGCACCGCCAGCGGCGCGCGCAGGTCGCCGCGCTCCCGCACGTCCACGCGCGACAGCGGCGCCTGCACCCCTAACGAGTCCAGCAGCGGATGATAGAACCCGAGCAGGTACGTCCCCGCCTCCACCGAGTCGAAGACAAAGGCCCCACTCGCCGCCGACTCCGTCGACCGCGCCTGCCGCGACGCCGTCGCGGTCACCAGCTGCACGATCGCGCCCGCCAGCGGCCGCGACGACAGCGAGTCGAAGACCACCCCCGAGATCCGCGAGCGCACCACCGACGAGTCGCCCTGCGCGCGCGCCAGTGCCGGCAGCAGCACGCTGGCCAGCGCCCCCACCAGGACTCGTCCCCGTCGCCACGCCATCCTGCTCATGCCATCACCTCGCCTCGTAGAGACGCATCGTCGAGTTTGTCATGTGCCGCAACTCCGCGTGCTCCGCCGTGAAGGAACTTCCCCCAGATTCGCCTAACGCCGAACCGCCCCCCGCTTCCCCAACCACCCCCGCGCCCCCGTCCAGACCACGATCGACCCGCAGTCCGGTGCCTGGAACTCCACCGGCGCCTGGATCCGCCTCGGATACACCTCCAGCGCCCGAACGATGCTCACCGGAATCAGGTGGTCGATGTCACTCTCGTACCTCGGCAGCCGCAAGCCGTCCACCACCAGCTCGGGCTCGCAGCGCGCCTCCCCGTCCGAGCCGCGCATCTTCACCGCCCGCACACCGTCCGTCGTCACCACATCCACTCCCGCAATCCCGCGCAACAGGTCGCTGAACGCCAGCGGTTGCCGGCGCTCCAACCCCTCGGGGTCGAGAAAGACACCCTGCGACAGCGCGCGCCGCCGCACGAACCCCGCCATCACGTCGCCCAGCGCGGGGCGCGCGCCGTACACGCGAATCGTGTCGATCGTCGTCGGGAACTCCTCCAGCGGAAGGTCCACCACCACCTCCTGCTGCGCCACCAGGTCCACCAGCTCGCGCCGAGGTGCGTAGCCCAGCGCCCGCAGCTCCAGCATGCGCGTCCCTGCCGGGACACCGGCCAGGGTGAACTCCCCGCGCGCATTGCTGCGCACCTCCCGCGTTTCCCCGTACAGCCGCACGCGAGCCCCCGCCAGCGGCTCGCCGTACGGCGTGCGCACCGTCCCGCGCACCGTGCTCGACACGGCGCCCCCAGCGTGCGGCGAGACCTCCACGTCGCGCACCAGCAGGTCACGCACCAGCAATCCGTCGTTGGGGACGCTCACCTCGAGCGTCGCCCCCGAGTCGCGCCCCGCCGCGGCATTCACCAGCACCAGCCCCCCGGCGGGGACCTCGCACAGCGTGAACCACCCGTCGTCGGCCGAACGCGCCTTCACCTCGCGCACTTTCACCTCGGCGCCGCGCTTCCCGATCACGATCTCGCTCCAGCGTCCCCGCACCGATGCCCCTTCCACCGGACCCGTCGTCGCGGCGCTGCGCACGTATCCCATCACCGCCCCCGACGAATCGCGCATGGCCCCCGACCCGCACGCGCGCCGCAGCACCGTCGCGACGGCGGGGACCGCCAGGTCGATTGCCAGGACCTCGTCGTCGCGCACGTCGATCGTCGACGTCGGCGCCTCCACCCCGAGCGAATCGAGCTTGGCGTGGTAGAAGCCGAGCAGGAACGTGCCCCGCTCGACGGCGGCAAAGGCGTAGCGCCCCGTGGAGTCGGTCGTCGCCGTCAGCCGCAACGTCCCGCGCT comes from the Gemmatimonadaceae bacterium genome and includes:
- a CDS encoding carboxypeptidase regulatory-like domain-containing protein, which produces MTMWRAARAIVQAGACAMLLLTIGAVRARASHTGAGRAAPTLDAQRIPAARVVGIVYDSISHATLSGAVVQLVSQRGTLRLTATTDSTGRYAFAAVERGTFLLGFYHAKLDSLGVEAPTSTIDVRDDEVLAIDLAVPAVATVLRRACGSGAMRDSSGAVMGYVRSAATTGPVEGASVRGRWSEIVIGKRGAEVKVREVKARSADDGWFTLCEVPAGGLVLVNAAAGRDSGATLEVSVPNDGLLVRDLLVRDVEVSPHAGGAVSSTVRGTVRTPYGEPLAGARVRLYGETREVRSNARGEFTLAGVPAGTRMLELRALGYAPRRELVDLVAQQEVVVDLPLEEFPTTIDTIRVYGARPALGDVMAGFVRRRALSQGVFLDPEGLERRQPLAFSDLLRGIAGVDVVTTDGVRAVKMRGSDGEARCEPELVVDGLRLPRYESDIDHLIPVSIVRALEVYPRRIQAPVEFQAPDCGSIVVWTGARGWLGKRGAVRR